A single Cucumis melo cultivar AY chromosome 4, USDA_Cmelo_AY_1.0, whole genome shotgun sequence DNA region contains:
- the LOC103489864 gene encoding H/ACA ribonucleoprotein complex subunit 3-like protein translates to MYLQFYINDNGDKVYTTKKESPLGLATQSAHPARFSPDDKYSRQRVLLKKRFGLLPTQQPPPKY, encoded by the exons ATGTATCTTCAGTTTTACATAAACGACAATGGTGATAAAGTCTACACCACAAAG AAGGAATCTCCTCTAGGTTTGGCTACACAATCTGCTCATCcag CTCGTTTCTCCCCCGATGACAAATATTCGAGGCAAAGAGTTCTTCTTAAGAAGCGATTTGGCTTGCTTCCTACACAGCAGCCACCTCCAAAGTACTGA